One segment of Campylobacter concisus ATCC 51562 DNA contains the following:
- the clpP gene encoding ATP-dependent Clp endopeptidase proteolytic subunit ClpP, with translation MSYYVPVVVERTSRGERSYDIYSRLLKDRIVMLSGEIEDGMAASIVAQLLFLEAEDPDKDIYLYINSPGGVITSGFSIYDTMNYIKPDVCTICIGQAASMGAFLLSCGAPSKRYALPNSRIMIHQPLGGARGQATDIEIQAREILRMKEILNGILAKNTGQKLSKIVKDTERDFFMSSAEAKEYGLVDKILEKSFK, from the coding sequence ATGAGCTATTACGTTCCTGTCGTAGTTGAAAGAACTAGTAGAGGTGAGCGAAGCTATGATATATATTCCCGTCTTTTAAAAGACAGGATCGTTATGCTAAGTGGCGAGATAGAGGACGGCATGGCTGCTTCTATCGTCGCTCAGCTGTTATTTTTAGAGGCTGAAGATCCAGATAAAGATATCTATCTATATATAAACTCACCAGGTGGCGTGATAACAAGTGGCTTTAGTATCTATGACACGATGAACTACATAAAGCCAGATGTTTGCACGATCTGCATCGGCCAAGCTGCTAGTATGGGTGCATTTTTGCTAAGCTGTGGTGCGCCAAGTAAAAGATATGCATTGCCAAATTCTCGCATCATGATACACCAACCACTTGGCGGCGCTAGAGGACAAGCGACTGATATCGAGATACAAGCTCGTGAAATTTTGCGTATGAAAGAGATTTTAAACGGAATTTTGGCCAAAAATACAGGTCAGAAGCTAAGTAAGATCGTAAAAGATACTGAACGTGACTTCTTTATGAGTTCGGCCGAAGCCAAAGAGTACGGACTTGTTGATAAAATTTTGGAGAAAAGTTTTAAATAA